Proteins from a genomic interval of Nocardioides jishulii:
- a CDS encoding DUF1697 domain-containing protein: protein MPTYIAFLRAINLGKSRKFPKDAIAGATASIGARDVATYINTGNVRLASSMRSPAKVEAALEAAYLADRGFEVPTIVFTPPQLREVVADCEALRAEFGEPGTHYVTLLKATPPLAAVDAVHALQAPHERLVVRGRALHLMTDGGVQGSRLDNARELKDLGVGTARTVNVVRTLVERWC, encoded by the coding sequence GTGCCGACCTACATCGCCTTCCTGAGGGCCATCAACCTGGGCAAGAGCCGCAAGTTCCCGAAGGACGCGATCGCGGGTGCCACCGCGTCGATCGGGGCGCGCGACGTGGCGACCTACATCAACACGGGCAACGTACGCCTGGCCTCGTCGATGCGCTCGCCGGCGAAGGTGGAGGCGGCGCTCGAGGCGGCCTACCTCGCCGACCGCGGCTTCGAGGTGCCGACGATCGTCTTCACGCCCCCGCAGCTGCGCGAGGTGGTGGCGGACTGTGAGGCCCTGCGCGCCGAGTTCGGCGAGCCGGGCACCCACTACGTCACGCTGCTGAAGGCAACGCCGCCGCTCGCGGCCGTGGACGCCGTGCACGCCCTGCAGGCGCCGCACGAGCGGCTTGTGGTGCGGGGACGTGCGCTGCACCTGATGACGGACGGCGGCGTGCAGGGCTCACGCCTCGACAACGCCCGTGAGCTGAAGGACCTGGGCGTCGGCACCGCCCGCACGGTCAACGTGGTGCGTACGCTCGTCGAACGCTGGTGCTGA
- the hppD gene encoding 4-hydroxyphenylpyruvate dioxygenase — MTPETHTTPRHPMESLTADELRAELTVEQLRELVGLVEYDASTDPFPVTGMDAICFVVGNATQTAAYYQLALGMELEAYRGPETGLRDAKVFVLRSGSARFVFAGGVSPDSPLLEHHRKHGDGVVDLALEVPDVDRCIDHARAVGATILDEPYDITDEHGTVRMAAIATYGETRHTLVDRSRYDGPYLPGFVARTSTVARGEGHPRRLFQAVDHCVGNVELGRMDEWVEFYNKVLGFTNMAEFIGDDIATDYSALMSKVVASGNHRVKFPLNEPAVGKKRSQIDEYLDFYAGAGCQHIALATSDILRTVDLLRDNGVEFLDTPDSYYDDPELRERIGHVRVPVEELKKRKILVDRDEDGYLLQIFTKPLGDRPTIFFEFIERHGSLGFGKGNFKALFEAIEREQDLRGNL; from the coding sequence CGGCCTGGTGGAGTACGACGCCTCCACGGACCCGTTCCCCGTCACCGGGATGGACGCGATCTGCTTCGTCGTCGGCAACGCCACGCAGACGGCCGCCTACTACCAGCTCGCCCTCGGGATGGAGCTGGAGGCCTACCGGGGCCCCGAGACGGGTCTGCGCGACGCCAAGGTCTTCGTGCTGCGCTCGGGGTCGGCGCGCTTCGTCTTCGCCGGGGGAGTGTCGCCGGACAGTCCGTTGCTGGAGCACCACCGCAAGCACGGTGACGGCGTCGTCGACCTGGCCCTCGAGGTGCCCGACGTCGACCGGTGCATCGACCATGCGCGTGCGGTGGGTGCCACCATCCTCGACGAGCCGTACGACATCACCGACGAGCACGGCACGGTGCGGATGGCGGCGATCGCGACGTACGGCGAGACCCGGCACACCCTGGTCGACCGCTCGCGCTACGACGGCCCCTACCTGCCCGGCTTCGTGGCGCGCACCTCCACGGTCGCCCGGGGCGAGGGGCACCCGCGCCGGCTGTTCCAGGCGGTCGACCACTGCGTGGGCAACGTCGAGCTCGGCCGCATGGACGAGTGGGTGGAGTTCTACAACAAGGTCCTCGGCTTCACCAACATGGCCGAGTTCATCGGCGACGACATCGCCACCGACTACTCGGCGTTGATGTCCAAGGTGGTCGCCAGCGGCAACCACCGGGTCAAGTTCCCGCTCAACGAGCCGGCGGTGGGCAAGAAGCGCTCGCAGATCGACGAGTACCTGGACTTCTACGCCGGTGCTGGCTGCCAGCACATCGCCCTGGCCACCAGCGACATCCTGCGGACCGTCGACCTGCTGCGCGACAACGGCGTCGAGTTCCTCGACACCCCCGACTCCTACTACGACGATCCCGAGCTGCGCGAGCGGATCGGCCACGTGCGGGTGCCGGTGGAGGAGCTGAAGAAGCGCAAGATCCTGGTCGACCGCGACGAGGACGGCTACCTCCTGCAGATCTTCACCAAGCCGCTGGGGGACCGGCCGACGATCTTCTTCGAGTTCATCGAGCGGCACGGGTCGCTCGGCTTCGGCAAGGGCAACTTCAAGGCGCTCTTCGAGGCCATCGAGCGCGAGCAGGACCTGCGCGGCAACCTCTGA